In Hahella sp. KA22, one genomic interval encodes:
- a CDS encoding OmpA family protein has product MLRRFTAALIGVLSAASVYADNPDHPLLSRYPGATVRTYLQIDYAPFTIPASKLSGEDKPYEYEKLSLTGDLTQHFYNLENVSTLKVYKNYQAALEKGGFKSVYQCELEQCGSEYQVAELGALVSSNDSVYNYYRKPYYMVYEKGAEKGKVTVALFIGGYEDEVAVQQVIVEEEPLQNDLIAMNVDYLGAQPPATVTKANDPDATKEDHPLLPRYPGADLRQRKVVDYERISIPVSALSGDDKPYQFETLDLVGDLSRHYYELENVSTLKLYENYKAALSKGGFATVYSCELQQCGDEYKSSHLGGLISLTESVYNYYRKPYFIVASKDAAKGKVYVALFIGGYEDETAVQQIILESEALEDDLITVDVDSLSRDIDETGKALLYGVLFDTDKAVVKDESKPTLDAIAGLLKKRPDLLLYVTGHTDDTGAFQHNIELSSARAKAVVERLIKDYGIAQARLIPYGVGPVAPEAGNYSDAGKKLNRRVELIRRLQ; this is encoded by the coding sequence ATGCTTAGAAGGTTTACCGCTGCTTTGATTGGTGTTTTGAGCGCCGCCAGTGTTTATGCCGACAATCCGGACCATCCGTTGTTAAGTCGTTATCCTGGCGCCACAGTTAGAACCTATCTGCAGATCGATTATGCGCCGTTCACCATTCCCGCCAGCAAACTCAGCGGCGAAGACAAGCCTTACGAATATGAGAAGTTAAGCCTGACCGGCGACTTGACCCAACATTTCTATAACCTCGAAAACGTCTCCACACTAAAAGTTTATAAGAACTATCAGGCCGCGCTGGAAAAAGGCGGTTTCAAATCTGTTTACCAGTGTGAGTTAGAGCAGTGCGGCTCGGAATATCAAGTTGCTGAGTTGGGCGCTTTGGTGTCTTCGAATGACAGCGTCTACAACTACTACCGCAAACCTTACTACATGGTTTACGAGAAGGGCGCGGAAAAAGGCAAAGTCACAGTGGCGCTGTTCATTGGCGGCTATGAAGACGAGGTCGCCGTACAGCAAGTTATCGTCGAAGAAGAACCTCTGCAGAACGACCTTATCGCTATGAATGTCGATTATCTCGGGGCGCAGCCGCCCGCGACGGTAACGAAAGCGAATGACCCGGATGCGACGAAGGAAGATCATCCCTTGCTGCCACGCTATCCCGGTGCGGATTTGCGCCAACGCAAAGTGGTGGATTATGAGCGCATCAGCATCCCTGTTTCCGCACTAAGCGGCGATGACAAGCCATATCAGTTTGAGACTTTGGACTTGGTTGGCGATCTTTCCAGACACTATTACGAACTGGAAAATGTGTCCACTCTGAAGTTGTACGAAAATTATAAAGCGGCGTTGTCTAAAGGCGGCTTCGCTACTGTGTATTCCTGTGAGCTGCAGCAGTGCGGCGACGAGTACAAGTCCTCTCATCTCGGTGGACTGATTTCACTTACAGAATCCGTTTACAACTACTACCGTAAGCCGTATTTCATTGTAGCCTCAAAAGACGCAGCAAAAGGCAAGGTTTACGTCGCCTTGTTTATCGGCGGTTATGAAGATGAAACGGCAGTGCAGCAGATCATTCTGGAGTCAGAGGCGCTGGAGGATGATCTGATTACGGTGGATGTGGACAGTCTGAGTCGTGATATTGACGAGACTGGAAAAGCGCTTTTATACGGCGTGTTATTTGATACGGACAAAGCAGTCGTCAAAGACGAATCCAAACCTACTTTAGACGCAATCGCCGGCTTGTTGAAAAAGCGCCCAGACCTGTTGCTCTATGTGACAGGCCATACCGATGACACAGGGGCATTTCAGCACAATATTGAGCTGTCCTCAGCGCGGGCGAAAGCAGTTGTTGAGCGCTTGATAAAAGACTATGGCATCGCACAGGCGCGCCTGATTCCTTACGGTGTGGGCCCAGTAGCGCCGGAAGCGGGTAACTATTCTGATGCAGGAAAAAAACTTAATCGCCGGGTTGAGTTGATCCGGCGACTCCAGTAG
- a CDS encoding reprolysin-like metallopeptidase: MNKAAFFVASQLALAIASVSHAQSPDGLWLDMAGKAQAQTESAFHYRGIAADIERLKVYLQDAPLEGALEGLPFYYPKPDGGFILLEAFYSPVMAPELEAKYPELRTYKVFGVEDKGVSGRIDTTPRGFHGYVNTPEATLVIEPESSFSDTESVSQYRGFFKADMPSKEPLQCETAEHDHAAESDEYSYLKSLEVPVLAERASFGDSYKVYRLAMAATGEFSASVSSDSSNPSVAETQAFIVSVVNRLNQIYEKEVAVRLQLVGNNDKIIYTNSTTDPYTGGRATNGSDILLNENQATLDSVIGSENYDVGHLLNQVGGGLAFVGVFCNSSGYKAKGRTGLGNPDGRFEYFVTDLLAHELGHQLGAGHTFNAVSGGCKDNRSSSSAWEVGSGSTIMSYSGLCSPQNIQNSADDYFNGGSLEQIHNHLTGSGASCGTPVNTGNAVPTVNAGPSYTIPARTPFMLTATANDTDPGDLSGLTYTWEQQDRSDSGGTSDAVEMATDDGKRPLFRSFQGTTSSTRYFPKLDAILSGDLSSSLGETLPTTDRDLNFRVTVRSGDFGVNQDDVRLTVDGDSGPFKVTAPGAGTYTGGQQVDVTWNVANTNLAPVSCSQVDIELSKDGGSTFTTMIKAGASNDGFERVVAPNTDTANGRIRVKCSDNVFFDVSPANFSLVSVNTSGNISVSAVSANQVEGNSGQTAFTFQVSRQYAIVDMTVDYSVAGAGANPANATDFGGAMPSGSVSLAAGQFSKTFMINVSGDTTFETDESFTLTISNPSSGTISQATVSGVIANDDEEPTGGSDSGGSDSGGSDSGGSDSGGSDSGGSGDSGGGGAVWLMLAALGWLRFKFPRK; this comes from the coding sequence ATGAATAAAGCAGCATTTTTTGTGGCGTCGCAGTTAGCGCTGGCTATCGCCAGTGTCTCTCATGCCCAATCCCCCGATGGATTGTGGTTGGACATGGCGGGCAAGGCGCAGGCGCAGACTGAGTCGGCGTTTCACTATCGCGGAATCGCGGCGGACATTGAGCGCCTTAAAGTCTATCTGCAAGACGCCCCCCTTGAAGGCGCGTTAGAAGGATTGCCGTTTTACTACCCTAAACCTGATGGCGGCTTTATTTTGCTGGAGGCGTTTTACTCGCCTGTCATGGCTCCAGAGTTAGAGGCCAAGTATCCGGAGCTGCGCACCTACAAGGTATTTGGCGTTGAGGATAAAGGCGTCAGCGGACGTATCGACACAACGCCTCGTGGATTCCACGGTTATGTTAATACTCCGGAAGCCACTCTGGTCATTGAACCGGAATCCAGCTTCAGCGACACAGAGAGCGTCAGCCAATATCGCGGCTTTTTCAAAGCGGACATGCCAAGTAAAGAGCCTTTGCAGTGTGAAACGGCGGAGCATGATCATGCTGCGGAGAGTGACGAATACAGTTATCTAAAATCTCTTGAGGTGCCTGTACTGGCCGAACGAGCAAGCTTTGGCGATAGTTATAAGGTATATCGTCTGGCTATGGCCGCTACCGGTGAATTTTCAGCCTCTGTTAGCAGTGACTCAAGCAATCCTTCTGTAGCGGAAACTCAGGCATTTATTGTTTCTGTCGTTAACCGTCTGAACCAGATTTACGAAAAGGAAGTCGCGGTTCGCTTACAACTGGTTGGGAACAACGACAAAATAATTTATACCAATTCAACAACTGACCCTTACACAGGCGGTAGGGCGACTAATGGATCAGATATCCTGCTTAATGAGAATCAAGCGACGCTAGACAGTGTCATTGGTTCCGAAAATTACGATGTTGGCCATTTGCTCAATCAGGTTGGAGGTGGTCTGGCGTTTGTTGGCGTCTTTTGCAACAGCAGTGGCTACAAAGCTAAAGGGCGGACTGGGCTAGGCAATCCTGATGGTAGATTTGAGTATTTTGTCACCGACTTATTAGCCCATGAATTAGGTCATCAGTTAGGGGCTGGGCATACATTCAATGCGGTAAGCGGCGGTTGTAAAGATAACCGGTCGTCCAGCAGCGCATGGGAAGTTGGGTCTGGTTCGACGATAATGTCATACTCGGGATTGTGTTCTCCTCAAAATATACAGAATAGTGCCGACGACTACTTTAACGGGGGCAGTCTGGAGCAAATCCACAATCATCTTACGGGTAGTGGGGCTAGCTGCGGAACGCCGGTAAATACCGGGAATGCAGTTCCTACTGTGAATGCAGGTCCGAGTTACACGATTCCCGCCCGGACGCCTTTCATGCTCACGGCGACGGCTAATGATACTGATCCCGGCGATTTATCTGGACTAACCTATACGTGGGAGCAGCAGGACAGAAGTGATAGCGGTGGAACCTCTGATGCGGTTGAAATGGCCACTGATGATGGAAAGCGTCCTTTGTTCCGTTCTTTTCAAGGAACGACTTCATCTACGCGTTATTTCCCCAAATTGGATGCAATTCTTTCTGGTGATCTAAGCAGCTCTCTAGGGGAAACTCTGCCTACGACCGACCGTGATCTTAATTTCAGGGTTACCGTTCGCTCTGGCGACTTCGGCGTGAACCAGGATGACGTCAGGTTGACGGTTGATGGCGACTCAGGCCCATTTAAAGTAACGGCTCCAGGCGCTGGGACATATACCGGCGGACAGCAGGTGGATGTGACTTGGAACGTAGCGAACACAAATCTGGCCCCAGTCAGCTGCAGTCAGGTGGATATCGAATTATCGAAAGACGGCGGCTCCACGTTCACAACGATGATTAAAGCCGGCGCGTCCAATGATGGATTCGAGAGAGTGGTTGCCCCCAATACGGACACCGCAAATGGGCGGATTCGGGTGAAGTGCAGCGACAACGTATTCTTTGACGTTTCCCCTGCTAACTTCTCTCTGGTTTCTGTGAATACTTCGGGGAATATTTCCGTCAGCGCGGTCAGTGCGAACCAAGTTGAAGGAAATAGCGGGCAGACTGCTTTTACCTTCCAGGTTTCCCGTCAGTACGCGATTGTTGACATGACAGTGGATTACAGCGTAGCAGGGGCGGGCGCTAATCCCGCCAACGCGACAGACTTCGGTGGCGCAATGCCTTCCGGATCAGTGAGTTTGGCTGCGGGTCAATTCAGTAAGACGTTTATGATTAACGTCTCTGGCGATACGACATTTGAGACGGATGAGTCTTTCACGCTGACAATAAGCAATCCCTCTTCTGGAACTATTAGTCAGGCTACGGTCTCAGGTGTCATCGCGAACGATGATGAAGAGCCGACTGGTGGTAGCGACTCAGGAGGTAGCGACTCAGGTGGTAGTGACTCAGGTGGTAGTGACTCAGGTGGTAGTGACTCAGGTGGTAGTGGCGATTCCGGCGGTGGCGGCGCAGTTTGGCTGATGTTGGCGGCGCTGGGTTGGCTGCGGTTTAAATTTCCTCGTAAATAA
- a CDS encoding NAD(P)/FAD-dependent oxidoreductase, with the protein MATIVILGAGLGGMPMAFELRETLSKDHRIVVVSDKDYFHFVPSNPWVAIGWREPEAIKIPLQSPLSGKGVELVVGAAQKVDPAASLIELKNGDSISYDHLIIATGPRLAFDEIPGLGPGGYTQSICHIDHAIKANQKWREFVEDPGPIVVGAVQGASCFGPAYEFAFIMDRDLRKRRIRDKVPMTFVTSEPYIGHLGLGGVGDSKGMLESQLRQRHIDWVCNAKVESVDDKLMTVMEVDEMGEDKHRRELPFKYSMMLPAFTGIDALREVEGLVNPRGFVVIDKHQRNPTYPNVWGIGVAVAIAPKEKTPVPTGVPKTGYMIESMATAVAKNIQATLAGAEPKAEATWNAVCLADMGDTGIAFVAIPQLPPRNVNWMREGKWVHVAKVAFEKYFLLKLRKGSTEPLFERYILKAFGIERLKVPS; encoded by the coding sequence ATGGCGACTATTGTTATTTTAGGCGCGGGCCTGGGTGGAATGCCCATGGCGTTTGAGTTAAGGGAAACATTGAGTAAAGACCACCGTATTGTGGTGGTGAGTGACAAAGACTATTTTCATTTCGTGCCGTCCAATCCATGGGTGGCTATCGGATGGCGGGAGCCGGAAGCGATTAAAATTCCGCTGCAGTCCCCCTTATCCGGCAAAGGCGTAGAATTGGTGGTCGGCGCAGCGCAAAAAGTCGACCCCGCCGCCAGCCTCATAGAACTTAAAAATGGAGACAGCATCTCCTACGATCATCTGATCATTGCGACAGGTCCTCGTCTGGCGTTCGACGAAATTCCAGGACTGGGTCCTGGAGGCTACACCCAATCTATTTGCCATATAGATCACGCGATAAAAGCTAACCAGAAGTGGCGAGAGTTTGTCGAAGATCCTGGTCCTATAGTCGTTGGCGCGGTGCAGGGCGCTTCCTGCTTTGGACCGGCCTATGAATTTGCCTTCATAATGGATCGTGACCTGCGTAAACGGCGTATTCGCGACAAAGTGCCCATGACCTTCGTCACTTCTGAGCCTTATATCGGTCATCTTGGTTTAGGTGGAGTCGGTGATAGCAAAGGCATGTTGGAGTCGCAATTACGACAAAGACATATCGACTGGGTTTGCAACGCCAAGGTTGAGTCTGTCGACGATAAACTCATGACCGTCATGGAAGTGGATGAGATGGGAGAAGACAAACATCGCCGTGAATTGCCCTTCAAATATTCCATGATGCTGCCCGCCTTTACTGGCATTGATGCGTTGAGAGAAGTCGAAGGCCTGGTGAATCCCCGTGGCTTTGTCGTGATCGATAAACATCAGCGTAACCCGACTTATCCCAATGTATGGGGGATTGGCGTGGCGGTTGCGATTGCGCCAAAGGAAAAAACGCCTGTTCCGACTGGCGTTCCTAAAACTGGTTATATGATTGAAAGTATGGCGACGGCGGTGGCGAAAAATATCCAGGCGACGCTTGCCGGCGCTGAACCTAAAGCGGAGGCGACCTGGAACGCGGTGTGTCTGGCGGATATGGGGGACACCGGAATCGCCTTTGTGGCGATTCCGCAGCTGCCGCCACGCAACGTGAACTGGATGCGTGAGGGCAAGTGGGTGCATGTCGCCAAGGTGGCGTTCGAGAAGTACTTTCTTCTTAAGCTGCGTAAAGGTTCTACAGAGCCGCTATTTGAGCGCTACATATTAAAGGCATTCGGTATCGAAAGGCTGAAGGTTCCCTCTTAA
- a CDS encoding LysR substrate-binding domain-containing protein, which yields MPIRPRKLPPLNALKAFEASARLLSFSVAAHELNVTQGAVSKQVKLLEEYFEQPLFLRRARHIKLTEAGEKLFHSLGDIFDQLVKACDAASSHQKDILRLQVTPSLAVRWLFPRLPQLQRELKDVQLKITTMWLSAEKEADLDLDHYDIVLHCGRRRDNGAANLLREEQLVPVCHPSLLKQHGNDWSRLIRNLPLLHPSVTHEDWRNWLAKNPVSGVDPSSGLIFDTLDMPVTVAIQGHGVALADPLFIMDELKNGILTTPRNHSHDSGWGYYFVHQKLRASDPSILTFKRWLIAGLQEDMERLETIRLLPSLTPLGK from the coding sequence ATGCCAATCCGTCCCAGAAAATTACCGCCGCTAAACGCGTTAAAAGCCTTTGAGGCCAGCGCCAGACTACTCAGCTTCTCCGTCGCCGCGCACGAACTGAATGTGACGCAAGGCGCGGTCAGCAAGCAGGTTAAATTACTTGAGGAATATTTTGAGCAGCCTCTTTTTCTGCGACGGGCGCGGCATATCAAATTGACGGAAGCAGGGGAAAAGCTTTTTCACAGCCTGGGGGATATTTTTGATCAATTGGTCAAAGCCTGCGACGCGGCGTCTTCCCACCAGAAAGATATTTTGCGTTTGCAAGTAACGCCCTCCCTCGCCGTCCGTTGGTTGTTTCCACGACTGCCGCAGCTGCAGCGGGAGTTAAAGGACGTGCAGCTGAAAATCACGACCATGTGGCTGTCAGCGGAGAAAGAAGCAGACCTGGACCTGGATCACTACGATATCGTGCTACATTGCGGTCGCCGCAGGGATAACGGCGCAGCTAATTTGTTGCGGGAAGAACAACTGGTGCCGGTTTGCCATCCATCACTCCTGAAACAGCACGGAAATGACTGGAGTCGCCTAATTCGCAACCTGCCGCTACTGCACCCATCCGTTACTCACGAAGACTGGCGCAACTGGTTGGCGAAAAACCCAGTATCCGGCGTAGACCCGTCTTCGGGGCTGATATTCGATACCTTGGACATGCCAGTGACCGTCGCCATTCAGGGGCACGGCGTCGCGTTGGCGGACCCACTGTTCATAATGGATGAGCTGAAAAACGGAATTCTTACCACACCTCGCAATCATAGCCACGACAGCGGCTGGGGCTATTATTTTGTGCATCAGAAACTACGCGCCTCCGACCCCAGCATTCTTACCTTCAAGCGTTGGCTGATAGCGGGTCTGCAGGAGGATATGGAGCGGCTGGAAACGATCAGGCTGCTGCCTTCACTAACGCCTCTGGGCAAGTAG
- a CDS encoding Cro/CI family transcriptional regulator, with product MTKAEVLAYFGSVANVAKTLGITTQAVYEWGDSVPELRQWQLQVLTDGVLKVSSKRSRQGKSSTQTLKKNVKIGQKAKSDKTGDADKVTKGI from the coding sequence ATGACGAAAGCGGAAGTACTTGCTTACTTCGGTTCGGTGGCGAACGTCGCCAAAACGTTAGGAATCACCACCCAAGCTGTTTATGAGTGGGGAGACTCGGTGCCTGAGCTGCGACAATGGCAATTGCAGGTTCTGACCGACGGCGTTCTAAAGGTTTCATCGAAGCGAAGCAGACAAGGTAAATCATCCACTCAAACTCTGAAGAAAAATGTAAAGATTGGACAAAAAGCCAAAAGCGACAAAACCGGCGATGCGGACAAAGTTACCAAGGGAATATAG
- a CDS encoding MATE family efflux transporter, with translation MSRLREVLKLSLPLSAAQVAQSAMIFCDSVMFGILGVEELAGAGLGAAIFNFILVVISGLLAAVANEVAFHTGRGARQDIIRIVKAGLILVVVIAAMVALAMKVTPALLLNMGQEPQAVEFASQYLGQAAWISLPAFTFMVLRGLAAGMSRTTSIMRISLAAVVLNVPLSYALMTGWRFFPELGIAGVAIGTALVCVFMCVMLVLDLNRYAEVREVLGSLTKVKTRLVDFKPFYTLGLPIMLAWTMEAGLFTAATLLAGAMGAVALAAHQIALQAASMSFNIYIGFAQGASIRVGQCYGEGRMGELKSYAWTGLSLGGLFCLVSALVFLLLPEQIVGLFTLGGEGALDQDVMTLGVSLLAVAAIFQVVDGAQVIMMTALRALRMGAAPTLITVVGYWLVGFPVAWLLKGQWGIVGVWMGLGVGLGFTAICLTTLFNWRVNRALKGELRKENSTFVTAPTESQLTHN, from the coding sequence ATGAGCAGGTTAAGAGAAGTTCTGAAATTATCCCTTCCGTTATCAGCGGCCCAGGTTGCGCAGTCAGCCATGATTTTCTGCGACTCCGTTATGTTTGGGATTTTGGGGGTGGAAGAGTTGGCGGGCGCCGGATTGGGCGCAGCTATCTTCAACTTCATATTGGTGGTGATCAGCGGTTTGCTTGCAGCGGTCGCCAACGAGGTCGCTTTTCATACTGGCCGTGGCGCGCGGCAGGATATCATCCGTATTGTCAAAGCGGGCCTGATTCTCGTTGTAGTAATCGCCGCCATGGTGGCGCTGGCGATGAAAGTGACGCCTGCGCTTTTATTAAACATGGGGCAGGAGCCACAGGCGGTTGAGTTTGCCTCACAATATCTGGGACAGGCCGCCTGGATCAGTTTGCCCGCGTTTACCTTCATGGTGTTGCGGGGACTGGCCGCTGGCATGTCGCGCACTACCTCCATTATGCGCATCAGCCTGGCGGCGGTTGTTCTTAACGTACCGTTGAGTTATGCGCTGATGACCGGCTGGCGCTTTTTCCCTGAACTGGGTATCGCCGGCGTTGCGATTGGTACGGCTTTGGTGTGCGTGTTCATGTGCGTCATGCTTGTATTGGACTTGAACCGTTATGCGGAAGTCCGCGAAGTGCTGGGTAGCCTGACTAAAGTCAAAACCCGTTTGGTGGATTTCAAACCCTTCTATACTCTGGGGCTGCCAATCATGCTGGCCTGGACGATGGAGGCGGGACTGTTCACCGCCGCGACCTTATTGGCGGGCGCTATGGGCGCGGTGGCGCTGGCGGCGCATCAGATTGCCCTACAGGCGGCCTCCATGTCATTCAATATTTATATTGGATTTGCTCAGGGCGCTTCCATCCGGGTAGGCCAATGTTATGGCGAAGGCCGCATGGGAGAGTTGAAGAGCTACGCCTGGACCGGTCTTTCATTGGGAGGGTTATTCTGCCTGGTGTCCGCATTGGTATTTTTATTACTTCCTGAACAGATCGTGGGCCTTTTTACCCTGGGCGGTGAAGGGGCGCTGGATCAGGATGTAATGACGCTTGGCGTCAGTCTGCTTGCAGTTGCTGCGATTTTCCAGGTAGTGGACGGCGCTCAGGTCATCATGATGACCGCCCTGAGGGCCTTGCGTATGGGAGCGGCGCCCACCTTGATTACGGTGGTTGGATATTGGCTGGTCGGCTTTCCGGTGGCGTGGCTGTTAAAAGGCCAGTGGGGAATAGTCGGCGTCTGGATGGGATTGGGCGTTGGGCTTGGATTTACAGCAATATGTCTTACCACACTGTTCAACTGGCGTGTGAACCGAGCGCTAAAAGGAGAATTACGGAAAGAAAACAGTACTTTTGTAACGGCGCCAACTGAGTCCCAATTAACTCACAACTAA
- a CDS encoding transcriptional regulator, translating into MSVTERIEQLLLERGVHRRQVKRKISNACGVRYETVRQWFNGTIAEVGANYLLIIADKWDANFDWLYTGKGSMEKPKISEEAASYLPEEKRAWLELFDNTSDVERAYMLNELKRFRKSIQNPYEGLEPASFSKKEEKVKS; encoded by the coding sequence ATGTCTGTAACCGAAAGAATCGAACAACTACTACTCGAAAGGGGCGTTCATCGCCGTCAGGTAAAGCGGAAGATCTCTAACGCTTGCGGAGTCCGTTATGAAACTGTACGTCAGTGGTTTAACGGCACGATTGCTGAAGTAGGCGCGAATTACCTTTTGATTATTGCTGACAAATGGGACGCCAACTTCGATTGGCTCTACACCGGCAAGGGCTCAATGGAAAAGCCCAAGATCAGTGAAGAGGCCGCTTCTTATCTGCCCGAGGAAAAAAGGGCATGGTTGGAATTGTTCGATAACACGTCTGACGTTGAGCGCGCCTATATGCTCAATGAGTTGAAAAGGTTCCGTAAGTCTATTCAAAATCCATATGAAGGGTTGGAGCCGGCCTCTTTCTCAAAAAAGGAAGAAAAAGTTAAAAGCTGA
- a CDS encoding GrxA family glutaredoxin, whose protein sequence is MYTVIFGRSGCPYCVRAKQIAEQLKDQRQYFDFRYIDIHEEGISKADLEKTVGKPVQTVPQIFIDKEHIGGCNEFESYVRQNLTH, encoded by the coding sequence ATGTATACAGTGATTTTCGGTCGATCAGGGTGCCCTTATTGCGTTAGAGCCAAGCAAATTGCAGAGCAATTGAAAGATCAGCGACAATATTTCGATTTCCGCTACATCGACATTCATGAGGAAGGCATCAGCAAGGCTGACCTGGAGAAAACGGTCGGCAAGCCGGTCCAGACCGTACCGCAAATATTTATCGATAAAGAACACATCGGCGGCTGTAATGAGTTCGAGAGCTACGTACGTCAGAACCTGACGCACTGA
- a CDS encoding glucan 1,4-alpha-maltotetraohydrolase domain-containing protein, protein MLKVHRPTRISLVIRHAAACAAAAVLGVSASAASADTSGKSGSGVRFHGGDEIILQGFHWNVVRTAENNWYNILQSKAQQISDDGFTAIWMPAPWRDNSSWQASSDTRFGGEGYFWADMNKNSRYGDDGQLKQAASALKNKGVKVIYDIVPNHHDRGHTNDSLNYPSGQGYYRSDCSSCDDGDPFMDGGSDFSTAHPDVYNLFKNELVNLKTNYSAGGFRFDFVRGYAPERINAWMSASLDSGYCVGELWKGPSEFPSWDWRHNASWQEILKDFTDNSDCSVFDFALKERMQNGSISDWRYGLNGNPSAQWREVAVTFVDNHDTGYSPGPLGGQHHWALPDWKRKMAYAYILSSPGTPVVYWPHMYDWGMRGFIRNLIQLRKSAGVKAYSGVQFHDGFSGLVGTTSGSNGKLLFAIDSNFNSPNQVAGGSWSLAVNEDNGRIRIWRQ, encoded by the coding sequence ATGTTGAAAGTTCATCGTCCAACCCGAATTTCTCTCGTCATCCGACACGCAGCCGCCTGTGCGGCCGCCGCCGTACTAGGCGTTTCCGCAAGCGCAGCAAGCGCCGACACCTCAGGCAAAAGCGGCTCCGGCGTCCGCTTTCATGGCGGCGACGAAATCATCCTGCAGGGTTTCCACTGGAACGTCGTACGCACTGCGGAAAACAACTGGTACAACATCCTGCAAAGTAAGGCCCAGCAAATCAGCGACGACGGCTTCACCGCCATCTGGATGCCGGCGCCCTGGAGAGACAACTCTTCATGGCAAGCGTCCAGCGATACGCGCTTCGGCGGCGAAGGCTACTTTTGGGCCGATATGAATAAAAACAGCCGCTACGGCGACGACGGACAATTGAAACAGGCCGCCTCCGCCCTGAAAAACAAAGGCGTAAAAGTCATTTACGACATCGTGCCCAACCATCATGATCGCGGTCACACCAATGACTCTCTCAATTACCCATCCGGGCAAGGTTACTATCGCTCCGACTGCAGTTCCTGCGACGATGGCGACCCCTTCATGGACGGCGGCTCGGACTTCAGCACTGCTCATCCAGATGTATACAACCTGTTTAAGAATGAGCTGGTCAACTTGAAGACCAACTACAGCGCGGGCGGATTCCGTTTTGACTTCGTCCGAGGCTACGCGCCAGAGCGTATCAACGCCTGGATGAGCGCCTCTCTGGACAGCGGCTATTGCGTTGGCGAGTTATGGAAAGGTCCCAGCGAATTCCCTTCCTGGGATTGGCGACACAACGCCAGCTGGCAGGAAATACTGAAAGATTTCACTGACAACTCCGATTGCTCCGTCTTCGACTTTGCGCTGAAAGAACGTATGCAAAACGGCTCCATTTCAGACTGGAGATACGGACTCAATGGCAACCCCAGCGCTCAATGGCGTGAAGTTGCGGTCACATTTGTCGACAATCACGACACAGGCTATTCACCCGGCCCTCTCGGCGGCCAGCATCATTGGGCGCTGCCGGATTGGAAACGCAAGATGGCTTACGCCTACATTCTCTCCAGCCCCGGCACGCCGGTTGTGTATTGGCCACATATGTATGACTGGGGAATGCGCGGCTTCATCCGCAACCTGATCCAACTACGCAAGTCCGCTGGCGTGAAAGCCTACTCCGGTGTACAATTCCATGATGGATTCAGCGGATTGGTGGGAACTACAAGCGGCAGCAATGGAAAGTTGCTGTTCGCCATCGACTCTAACTTCAACTCGCCAAATCAAGTGGCGGGCGGCTCCTGGAGCCTGGCGGTCAACGAGGACAATGGCCGCATCCGCATCTGGCGTCAGTAA